One Silene latifolia isolate original U9 population chromosome 4, ASM4854445v1, whole genome shotgun sequence DNA segment encodes these proteins:
- the LOC141653280 gene encoding pentatricopeptide repeat-containing protein At4g32450, mitochondrial-like — MKQYQSPLFLARLLRYRYSHRHISHQNVISLCQGGTGVDVALMPKFVYAGHYLGSRQYSNGFHALNRVPTSYDDVRSNGRVGNSDVRSGAEYRKNVNHIQQWSSTENPNPVNEGTNSEYLRHDYAEKAIQQNPVYPGSRNAMGSQQVTGHWSINPGPYQQYPSNPLTVNAVGHESHGYQQENTRVQPSLGQNAEDVNDPLKELDCFCQEWDLVNAVACMKDLSLRGVGIDLPRYFTLIEACGEAKALVEGKAVHEHILNYVSPISTSIFNRILNMYGKCGSMDDAYDTFNKMPERNLTSWDNMISWYAKNGLGEEAIDTFTEFKESGLKPDGQMFLGLFDACGVVGDVGEGMLHFDSMTKIYGITPTMEHYASIVHMFGSACDLDGALEFIEKMPVEPNVDVWESLMNISRIQGNVELGERCAQIVEELDPSRLTIESKTGRLPIKDSILKRKVKKTSLSEHRQHEYRAGDRSHPEHEKIYALLRGFKESLKEAGYVPETRFVLHDITQEEKEEAIMAHSERLASAYALLTSSPRAQMTVMKNLRVCGDCHNLFKILSKLVGRKIVMRDQKRFHHFEGGTCSCNDYW, encoded by the coding sequence ATGAAACAGTATCAATCTCCCTTGTTTTTGGCCAGACTGTTGCGTTATCGATACTCCCATCGGCATATTAGTCATCAGAATGTGATTTCACTTTGTCAAGGAGGAACTGGGGTAGATGTTGCCTTGATGCCCAAATTTGTATATGCTGGACATTATTTGGGTTCAAGGCAGTACTCAAACGGTTTTCATGCTTTAAATAGAGTTCCTACAAGTTACGATGATGTTCGTTCTAATGGCAGAGTTGGAAACTCTGATGTGAGAAGTGGGGCAGAATACAGGAAGAATGTGAATCATATACAGCAATGGTCTAGCACGGAAAATCCTAATCCTGTAAATGAAGGAACAAATAGTGAATATCTCAGACATGATTACGCGGAGAAAGCAATTCAACAAAACCCTGTTTACCCGGGCAGTAGAAATGCTATGGGGTCCCAGCAAGTTACTGGGCACTGGAGTATAAATCCTGGTCCTTATCAACAGTATCCTAGTAACCCATTAACGGTAAATGCAGTTGGGCATGAAAGTCATGGCTATCAACAAGAAAATACACGTGTTCAGCCAAGTCTGGGTCAAAATGCCGAAGATGTGAATGACCCACTAAAGGAGTTAGATTGTTTTTGCCAGGAATGGGATCTTGTAAATGCTGTGGCATGCATGAAAGATTTGAGCTTGAGGGGAGTCGGCATAGATTTGCCCCGATACTTTACACTTATAGAAGCCTGTGGGGAGGCAAAAGCTTTAGTAGAAGGTAAAGCTGTTCATGAACATATTCTCAATTATGTCTCTCCTATTAGCACAAGTATTTTTAATAGGATACTTAACATGTACGGGAAATGTGGTTCGATGGATGATGCATATGATACATTCAACAAGATGCCCGAACGTAATTTGACATCCTGGGATAACATGATAAGTTGGTATGCAAAAAATGGTCTTGGAGAGGAGGCCATTGATACGTTCACTGAATTCAAAGAGTCTGGATTGAAACCAGATGGTCAAATGTTCCTTGGTCTATTTGATGCATGCGGGGTTGTTGGTGATGTCGGTGAAGGCATGCTGCATTTCGACTCAATGACCAAGATTTATGGCATCACTCCGACCATGGAACACTATGCTAGCATTGTCCATATGTTTGGTAGTGCATGTGATTTGGACGGAGCTCTGGAGTTCATTGAGAAAATGCCGGTAGAGCCAAATGTAGATGTATGGGAGAGTCTAATGAACATATCAAGGATTCAGGGCAATGTAGAGCTCGGCGAACGATGTGCTCAAATTGTAGAGGAGCTTGATCCTTCCCGCTTGACAATAGAATCAAAAACTGGACGTTTGCCCATTAAAGATTCAATTCTcaagaggaaagtgaagaagacAAGCCTTTCAGAGCATAGACAACATGAATATAGAGCAGGGGACAGATCACATCCAGAACATGAGAAAATCTATGCACTTTTGAGGGGGTTTAAGGAATCTTTGAAAGAAGCGGGCTATGTACCAGAGACTAGATTTGTTCTTCAtgatatcacccaagaggaaaaAGAAGAAGCTATTATGGCACATAGTGAGAGACTTGCTTCTGCCTATGCCCTTCTTACTTCTAGTCCACGTGCACAAATGACCGTAATGAAAAATCTTCGTGTCTGTGGTGATTGCCACAATCTGTTTAAAATATTGTCGAAGCTTGTTGGTAGGAAGATAGTCATGAGAGACCAAAAGAGATTTCATCATTTTGAAGGTGGAACATGTTCTTGCAATGACTACTGGTGA
- the LOC141653277 gene encoding uncharacterized protein LOC141653277 isoform X2 has translation MAESKKEELAGLLTVLPPVEFGCVYGSSLHPNKDDQSRMIDYILGVEDPIEWHSQNLEMNKKHYASWMVRFGGAKTITRVADDIGVGVHFNPYVSWNNKVNIVVDNLVTPVKQLNLCNLRAATSAALLLLPDTFHEEDLYAKICSLSYTGDLRMLFAEDRHKVRKIVQGQFDLFNGIYKPVLEELAAKDLLSFSSSSALNAKVSQDCGLPAVRCLVSRLPTTVKNRMGVMLGMPQTMDSGRLDVVIKSRAEAANCVEKIIRRKVRVSSLRQAVSGVLTVGAIRASRYAANKMSKAWKSRV, from the exons ATGGCCGAGAGCAAAAAAGAAGAGCTTGCTGGTTTGCTCACCGTACTCCCCCCTGTTGAATTCGGTTGTGTTTATGGTTCAAGTCTACATCCAAATAAGGATGATCAG TCTCGGATGATTGACTACATTCTTGGTGTTGAAGATCCTATCGAGTGGCATTCACAG AACTTGGAGATGAACAAGAAGCACTATGCCTCATGGATGGTTCGCTTTGGTGGTGCAAAAACG ATCACAAGAGTTGCTGATGACATTGGAGTCGGGGTGCACTTTAACCCTTATGTTTCTTGGAATAATAAG GTCAATATTGTTGTTGATAACTTGGTTACTCCAGTGAAACAACTGAACCTGTGTAATTTGAGAGCTGCAACATCAGCTGCATTACTATTGCTACCTGACACTTTTCACGAG GAGGACCTTTATGCAAAAATATGTAGCCTGTCTTATACGGGTGATCTTCGTATGCTCTTTGCTGAGGATAGGCATAAG GTCAGAAAAATTGTGCAAGGGCAGTTTGATTTATTCAATGGAATTTATAAGCCTGTTCTCGAAGAGCTTGCAGCCAAAGACTTGTTAAGTTTCTCATCATCTAGTGCTTTGAATGCTAAAGTATCTCAG GATTGTGGTTTACCTGCGGTTCGGTGCCTAGTCTCTCGTCTTCCTACAACTGTCAAAAATCGTATGGGGGTGATGCTGGGAATGCCTCAAACAATGGACTCCG GTCGACTTGATGTAGTTATAAAATCGAGAGCAGAGGCAGCAAACTGTGTGGAGAAGATCATAAGACGAAAAGTGAGAGTATCGAGCTTGAGGCAGGCTGTTTCTGGTGTATTAACAGTAGGTGCTATCAGAGCTTCTAGATATGCTGCAAATAAAATGTCAAAGGCGTGGAAGTCTCGGGTTTAA
- the LOC141653277 gene encoding uncharacterized protein LOC141653277 isoform X1 translates to MAESKKEELAGLLTVLPPVEFGCVYGSSLHPNKDDQSRMIDYILGVEDPIEWHSQNLEMNKKHYASWMVRFGGAKTITRVADDIGVGVHFNPYVSWNNKTFKYGVVRTSDLVEDVTNWENFYLSGRLQKPVNIVVDNLVTPVKQLNLCNLRAATSAALLLLPDTFHEEDLYAKICSLSYTGDLRMLFAEDRHKVRKIVQGQFDLFNGIYKPVLEELAAKDLLSFSSSSALNAKVSQDCGLPAVRCLVSRLPTTVKNRMGVMLGMPQTMDSGRLDVVIKSRAEAANCVEKIIRRKVRVSSLRQAVSGVLTVGAIRASRYAANKMSKAWKSRV, encoded by the exons ATGGCCGAGAGCAAAAAAGAAGAGCTTGCTGGTTTGCTCACCGTACTCCCCCCTGTTGAATTCGGTTGTGTTTATGGTTCAAGTCTACATCCAAATAAGGATGATCAG TCTCGGATGATTGACTACATTCTTGGTGTTGAAGATCCTATCGAGTGGCATTCACAG AACTTGGAGATGAACAAGAAGCACTATGCCTCATGGATGGTTCGCTTTGGTGGTGCAAAAACG ATCACAAGAGTTGCTGATGACATTGGAGTCGGGGTGCACTTTAACCCTTATGTTTCTTGGAATAATAAG ACCTTCAAGTACGGTGTGGTCAGAACAAGTGATTTAGTTGAAGACGTAACAAATTGGGAAAATTTTTATTTGAGTGGTCGTTTACAGAAACCT GTCAATATTGTTGTTGATAACTTGGTTACTCCAGTGAAACAACTGAACCTGTGTAATTTGAGAGCTGCAACATCAGCTGCATTACTATTGCTACCTGACACTTTTCACGAG GAGGACCTTTATGCAAAAATATGTAGCCTGTCTTATACGGGTGATCTTCGTATGCTCTTTGCTGAGGATAGGCATAAG GTCAGAAAAATTGTGCAAGGGCAGTTTGATTTATTCAATGGAATTTATAAGCCTGTTCTCGAAGAGCTTGCAGCCAAAGACTTGTTAAGTTTCTCATCATCTAGTGCTTTGAATGCTAAAGTATCTCAG GATTGTGGTTTACCTGCGGTTCGGTGCCTAGTCTCTCGTCTTCCTACAACTGTCAAAAATCGTATGGGGGTGATGCTGGGAATGCCTCAAACAATGGACTCCG GTCGACTTGATGTAGTTATAAAATCGAGAGCAGAGGCAGCAAACTGTGTGGAGAAGATCATAAGACGAAAAGTGAGAGTATCGAGCTTGAGGCAGGCTGTTTCTGGTGTATTAACAGTAGGTGCTATCAGAGCTTCTAGATATGCTGCAAATAAAATGTCAAAGGCGTGGAAGTCTCGGGTTTAA